A region from the Helcococcus ovis genome encodes:
- a CDS encoding transglutaminase domain-containing protein: MRKYGMRKLSVGFVSVVLGVLLLPNIVVQGGNNRYISSSIYASDEMHVKKDKFKPSQELLDYLRKPIPYDKPTQAPDGVLSVNETQEYVIKAIMEQQPAVIFYGPDGFDKKVLEEVLYTPSYGSLIKHIYGEWKTDKEEVNFEKGIYRYITRFNYATLKEDVMRAEKYLDEVAKWLEKKLDEEYKTKFKNTPDSEDFKKALIIHDFIVKNVAPNFNVQPNNPTLVKPKLNDKIGKEYESHTLPAAIFGENTVCQGYAMLFDRLAYKMGLESKILRGTSMFKYWKRGDKSQEAKNIKDIDYFKTQVNTVNYKNFSWANHMWNQVKIDGRWYHVDVTHDAVSSRQNPKYRYDRFLVSDSSLEKQIVKPSGIIDSKTRKYEYIDYIDIAIWNKNEVDLVPEDYKMEKLYYQYNNERELHSDNKPFFSPVKSESKIKNDILSFDDIAYIKNNVKPISQITYAHKKNETVNVLTGTTLKDLPKKLGATIIKSTNSNKILELGSAEKIDVLAKSTNNNYDELSNISGKEVEIELYNDNVEVKSKKVKVRFLSKDKMPKPETFIFTMNGYDNISIDQYHHYNDNLASDYNKKQKEEKKQELTKKIFSKVSASHRDLNKYKGNIKLEILDLEKVRFDNPGEYKVNVVATGNDNLRVKKELTITVKKAPEKNRLTISTKNNQEAYQINSTDVKKEGYNKFIDVIKKYIDPTIIFDVFGQTQKLDGYKMYLVDKNNVKWLYNEQKDNFEHPNNANYMFTEKYSISNMKDMLDSNLSLKLIIEREYQGYLQTTPMISLNVIKDDDKLINHNNNKEEIIKNANTSNFSISESVKYINAINETDSHTHLKKLQEKLEYEQTQISKNTQKKQVKYKVIHKNNNKILFEIDKLGYVGDTYIEYADDYYISKYGTPKKIGRWGVKREAKKEQRITLGESKEILFDYKK, translated from the coding sequence ATGAGAAAATACGGTATGAGAAAGTTATCTGTAGGTTTCGTATCTGTAGTATTAGGAGTGCTATTATTACCTAATATTGTTGTACAAGGAGGAAATAATCGATATATTTCATCTTCAATATATGCATCCGATGAAATGCATGTAAAAAAAGATAAATTTAAGCCATCACAAGAATTGTTAGATTATCTTAGAAAACCTATTCCATATGATAAGCCCACACAAGCTCCCGATGGTGTGTTAAGTGTTAACGAAACTCAAGAATATGTTATAAAAGCAATTATGGAGCAACAACCGGCCGTTATATTTTATGGACCGGATGGATTTGATAAAAAAGTTTTAGAAGAAGTTCTTTATACACCTTCATATGGGAGTTTAATTAAACATATCTATGGAGAATGGAAAACAGATAAAGAAGAAGTTAATTTTGAAAAAGGTATATATAGATATATAACTAGATTTAATTATGCAACATTAAAAGAAGATGTGATGAGAGCAGAAAAATATTTGGATGAAGTTGCTAAGTGGCTAGAAAAGAAACTTGATGAAGAATATAAAACAAAATTTAAAAATACACCTGATTCAGAAGATTTTAAAAAAGCATTAATAATTCATGACTTTATTGTAAAAAATGTTGCCCCTAATTTTAATGTTCAACCTAATAATCCTACTCTAGTTAAACCAAAATTAAATGATAAAATTGGAAAGGAATATGAATCGCATACATTACCTGCTGCTATTTTTGGAGAAAATACTGTTTGTCAAGGATATGCAATGTTATTTGATAGATTGGCATATAAGATGGGACTTGAATCTAAGATTCTAAGAGGAACAAGTATGTTTAAATATTGGAAGAGAGGTGATAAATCACAAGAGGCCAAAAACATAAAGGATATAGATTATTTTAAAACACAAGTAAATACTGTTAATTATAAAAATTTTTCATGGGCAAACCATATGTGGAATCAAGTAAAAATAGATGGTAGATGGTATCATGTAGATGTGACACATGACGCTGTTTCTTCTAGACAAAATCCTAAATATAGGTATGATAGATTTTTAGTTAGTGATTCTTCCTTAGAAAAACAAATAGTAAAACCATCAGGAATTATAGACTCAAAAACTAGGAAATATGAATATATTGATTATATAGATATAGCTATATGGAATAAAAATGAAGTCGACCTTGTTCCTGAAGATTATAAAATGGAAAAATTGTATTATCAATACAATAATGAAAGGGAATTACATTCAGACAATAAACCTTTTTTCAGTCCTGTTAAATCAGAATCGAAAATAAAGAATGATATATTAAGCTTTGATGATATTGCATATATCAAAAACAATGTAAAACCTATATCGCAAATAACATATGCTCATAAAAAAAATGAAACAGTAAATGTATTGACTGGAACTACATTAAAAGATTTACCTAAAAAGTTAGGTGCTACTATTATAAAATCAACAAACTCTAATAAAATTTTAGAATTAGGTAGTGCAGAAAAAATTGATGTTTTAGCAAAGTCTACAAATAATAACTATGATGAACTATCAAATATATCCGGTAAAGAAGTAGAAATTGAACTTTATAATGATAATGTAGAAGTGAAAAGTAAAAAAGTTAAAGTTAGATTTCTTTCTAAGGATAAAATGCCTAAACCAGAAACATTTATATTCACTATGAATGGTTATGATAATATATCTATAGACCAATATCATCATTATAATGACAATTTGGCAAGTGACTATAATAAAAAACAAAAAGAAGAAAAAAAACAAGAATTAACAAAGAAAATTTTTAGTAAAGTTTCAGCTAGTCACAGAGACCTAAATAAATATAAAGGTAATATTAAGTTAGAAATTTTAGACCTTGAAAAAGTAAGATTTGATAATCCAGGAGAGTACAAAGTAAATGTTGTTGCTACAGGTAATGATAATTTAAGAGTTAAAAAAGAATTAACAATTACAGTAAAAAAAGCACCAGAAAAAAATAGATTAACGATTTCAACAAAAAATAATCAAGAAGCTTATCAAATAAATTCAACAGATGTCAAGAAAGAAGGATATAATAAATTCATAGATGTTATAAAAAAATACATTGATCCTACTATAATATTTGACGTTTTTGGACAAACTCAAAAATTAGATGGTTATAAAATGTATTTAGTTGATAAAAATAATGTGAAATGGCTATATAATGAACAAAAAGATAATTTTGAACATCCTAATAATGCAAATTATATGTTCACAGAAAAGTATAGTATTTCTAATATGAAAGATATGTTAGATTCAAACTTATCTCTTAAATTAATTATTGAAAGAGAATATCAAGGTTATTTACAAACAACGCCTATGATTTCTCTTAATGTTATTAAAGATGATGATAAACTAATTAATCATAACAATAATAAAGAAGAAATCATAAAAAATGCTAATACATCTAACTTTAGTATATCTGAATCAGTTAAATATATTAATGCAATTAATGAAACAGATTCACATACACATCTTAAAAAATTACAAGAAAAATTAGAATATGAACAAACACAAATAAGTAAAAATACACAAAAGAAACAAGTAAAATATAAAGTAATACACAAAAATAATAATAAAATTCTTTTTGAGATTGATAAATTAGGTTATGTAGGAGATACATATATAGAATATGCAGACGATTATTATATAAGTAAATACGGTACTCCTAAAAAAATAGGCCGTTGGGGTGTAAAAAGAGAAGCTAAAAAAGAACAAAGAATTACATTAGGTGAAAGCAAAGAAATTTTATTTGATTATAAAAAATAA
- the rpsO gene encoding 30S ribosomal protein S15, which translates to MISNEKKLEIIKEFGRKEGDTGSPEVQVAIFSHRIKELTEHLKQNPKDHASRRGLFMLIGQRKGLLNYLEKKDIERYRSLIEKLQIRR; encoded by the coding sequence ATGATTTCAAACGAAAAGAAATTAGAAATAATCAAGGAATTTGGTAGAAAAGAAGGAGATACAGGTTCTCCAGAAGTTCAAGTAGCTATTTTTTCTCACAGAATTAAAGAGTTAACAGAACATTTAAAACAAAATCCTAAAGATCATGCTTCAAGAAGAGGATTATTTATGTTAATCGGTCAAAGAAAAGGATTATTAAATTATCTTGAAAAGAAAGATATTGAAAGATATCGTTCATTGATCGAAAAATTACAAATTAGAAGATAA
- the recA gene encoding recombinase RecA: protein MDKEKRKALDRALSQIEKSYGKGSIMVLGEAPKSVDIEAIPTGAINLDIALGIGGLPRGRVVEIYGPESSGKTTLALHCIAEAQKMGGIGAFIDAEHALDVHYARNLGVDIDNLVLSQPDTGEQALAITESLVRSNAVDIIVVDSVAALVPRAEIEGDMGDSHVGLLARLMSQAMRKLTGIVAKSNTTVIFLNQLRQKIGVMFGNPETTTGGIALKFYSSVRLDIRRKDQIKNGDEVIGSSTQVRVVKNKVAPPFKTATFDIMYGTGISKVGTVLDSAVDFEIVDKAGSWYSYNGDRLGQGRENVKEYLLNNGDIYKEIEMKIREKLKKVNQPSEEHEALEDDEEEGMIK from the coding sequence ATGGATAAAGAAAAAAGAAAAGCCTTAGATCGTGCTTTATCCCAAATAGAAAAATCATACGGTAAAGGTTCAATAATGGTTCTTGGTGAAGCTCCAAAATCAGTTGATATTGAAGCGATTCCTACTGGTGCAATAAATTTAGATATTGCATTAGGAATTGGTGGACTACCAAGAGGGAGAGTTGTAGAAATTTATGGACCAGAATCATCTGGTAAAACAACATTAGCATTACACTGTATTGCAGAAGCTCAAAAAATGGGAGGAATCGGTGCATTTATTGATGCTGAACATGCTTTAGATGTGCATTATGCAAGAAATTTAGGCGTAGATATTGATAATTTGGTTTTATCACAACCGGATACGGGTGAACAAGCATTAGCAATTACAGAATCATTAGTAAGATCTAATGCGGTAGATATTATTGTTGTTGACTCAGTCGCAGCACTTGTTCCGAGAGCTGAAATTGAAGGTGATATGGGTGATAGTCACGTTGGTTTACTTGCAAGACTTATGAGTCAGGCTATGAGAAAATTAACTGGTATAGTTGCAAAATCAAATACAACAGTTATATTTTTAAATCAATTGCGTCAAAAAATTGGTGTAATGTTTGGAAATCCTGAAACAACAACAGGTGGAATTGCTCTTAAATTCTATTCAAGTGTTAGACTTGATATAAGAAGAAAAGATCAAATTAAAAATGGTGATGAAGTTATCGGAAGCAGCACTCAAGTAAGAGTAGTGAAAAATAAGGTCGCTCCACCATTTAAGACTGCAACATTTGATATTATGTATGGTACAGGTATATCAAAAGTTGGTACAGTACTAGATTCGGCTGTAGACTTTGAAATAGTTGATAAAGCTGGTTCATGGTATAGTTATAATGGAGATAGATTAGGACAAGGCCGTGAAAATGTTAAAGAATATCTATTAAATAATGGAGATATTTACAAAGAAATAGAAATGAAAATTAGAGAAAAATTGAAAAAAGTAAATCAACCTTCTGAAGAACACGAAGCATTAGAAGATGATGAAGAAGAAGGAATGATTAAATAG
- a CDS encoding FtsK/SpoIIIE family DNA translocase — MANKRKKTTTNNKNFAIKSIITLFLFIFIISSIIFKDKMGIIGEVFSKGLFILFGLTAYILPIYMVFMFFALLNKKFYDSNKHKIIVISLLFVVTGIFLSTFYSIGVNYSSYIQNSYNQALKYTGVGIIFTTLYFLFNALIANIGIYIFTIFVYFASYFYLFDKSMSEFFKNLFYKLKTFNSKAPKTIKNNNDVKEKSFIFDNKIENKNELKNNTSSDKLEPRIEPKISYHKQNTENNSVNKEIDEENDYDQLGIVYDDNYQYTKPPMDLLNNQIESKTDDETRLLGNADIIVDTLESFGISSEVVNINNGPTVTSYEVKPQSGIKVSKIVNLSNNLAMALASPGIRIEAPIPGKPYVGIEVPNQNKDIVTFKSLISTDEFQKEDDDITVAVGKDLFGKPLYAKINEMPHLLIAGATGSGKSVLMNVIIMSIIYKYSPNEVEFIMIDPKMVELKIYSGIPHLKGRKVVTKAQEATASLYEAVKEMTTRFEKFSKTGCRDIKSYNKKVEEDNEDGTLEKMPYLVVIIDELSDLMMEASKDVENYITRLAQMGRASGVHLLIATQRPSVNVITGIIKANIPSRIAFQVASNIDSRTIIDMSGAEKLLGKGDMLYYPGKLPKPKRAQGAFLTDSEVERVVTFVKNKNEEIKHDESFNKVITEAANKSGESVDDLDELFDEAVNFVISENQASISAIQRRFRVGYARAGRIIDQMTRKGIVSEQDGSKPRNILKTLEEIEMEDSNEEIIENEFTE; from the coding sequence ATGGCGAATAAAAGAAAAAAGACTACCACAAATAATAAAAATTTTGCTATTAAGTCGATTATTACATTATTTTTATTTATATTTATAATATCATCTATTATTTTTAAGGATAAAATGGGAATAATAGGCGAAGTATTTAGTAAAGGTCTTTTTATTCTTTTTGGTTTGACAGCTTATATTTTACCGATATATATGGTTTTTATGTTTTTTGCATTACTAAATAAAAAATTTTATGATTCAAATAAACATAAAATTATTGTAATTTCACTATTATTTGTAGTGACGGGGATATTTTTGTCTACTTTCTACAGTATTGGTGTAAATTATTCATCATATATTCAAAACTCATATAATCAAGCGTTAAAGTATACAGGAGTAGGTATAATTTTTACCACTTTGTATTTTTTATTTAATGCTTTAATTGCCAATATTGGTATATATATATTTACTATATTTGTATATTTTGCTTCATATTTTTATTTATTTGATAAATCTATGTCTGAATTTTTCAAAAATTTATTTTATAAGCTTAAAACTTTTAATTCTAAAGCACCTAAAACTATTAAGAATAATAATGATGTTAAGGAAAAAAGTTTTATCTTTGATAATAAAATTGAAAATAAAAATGAATTAAAAAACAATACAAGTTCTGATAAACTTGAACCTCGTATTGAACCAAAAATTTCATATCATAAGCAAAATACAGAAAATAATTCAGTGAATAAAGAAATCGATGAAGAAAATGATTATGATCAACTCGGTATAGTATATGATGATAATTATCAATATACTAAGCCACCAATGGACTTATTAAATAATCAAATTGAGTCTAAAACTGATGATGAAACGAGATTATTAGGCAATGCTGATATAATCGTAGATACATTAGAAAGTTTTGGTATATCTTCAGAAGTTGTAAATATTAACAATGGACCAACTGTAACTTCATATGAAGTTAAACCGCAATCAGGTATTAAAGTAAGTAAAATAGTTAACTTATCAAATAATTTAGCTATGGCACTAGCATCACCTGGTATTAGAATTGAAGCTCCTATTCCTGGAAAACCTTATGTAGGAATAGAAGTTCCAAATCAAAATAAAGACATTGTTACATTTAAATCTTTAATTTCCACTGATGAATTTCAAAAAGAAGATGATGACATCACAGTTGCGGTTGGTAAAGATTTATTTGGCAAACCGTTATATGCAAAAATTAATGAAATGCCTCATTTACTTATTGCAGGTGCTACAGGATCAGGTAAATCTGTTCTTATGAATGTTATCATAATGAGTATTATATATAAATATTCTCCAAACGAGGTTGAATTTATTATGATTGATCCTAAAATGGTTGAATTAAAAATATATTCTGGAATACCTCATCTAAAAGGAAGAAAAGTAGTTACGAAGGCTCAAGAAGCTACAGCATCTTTATATGAAGCTGTTAAAGAGATGACTACACGTTTTGAGAAATTTTCAAAAACTGGATGTAGAGATATTAAATCATATAATAAAAAAGTTGAAGAAGATAATGAAGATGGTACATTAGAAAAAATGCCATATTTAGTTGTTATCATTGACGAGTTATCTGATTTAATGATGGAAGCATCCAAAGATGTTGAAAATTATATTACAAGACTGGCTCAAATGGGTAGAGCTAGTGGTGTTCATTTATTAATTGCAACTCAAAGACCAAGTGTTAATGTAATTACAGGTATTATTAAAGCTAATATCCCATCTAGAATAGCATTTCAGGTTGCATCAAATATAGATTCAAGAACTATAATTGATATGTCCGGAGCTGAAAAATTATTAGGAAAAGGGGATATGCTTTATTATCCAGGAAAACTTCCAAAACCGAAACGTGCACAAGGTGCATTTTTAACGGATAGTGAAGTTGAAAGAGTTGTTACATTTGTAAAAAATAAAAATGAAGAAATTAAACATGATGAGAGCTTTAATAAAGTGATTACAGAAGCTGCAAATAAATCCGGTGAATCGGTAGATGATCTTGATGAATTATTTGATGAAGCTGTAAACTTTGTTATAAGTGAAAATCAAGCTTCGATTTCTGCTATTCAACGTAGATTTAGAGTAGGATATGCTAGAGCCGGTCGTATAATTGACCAGATGACTAGAAAAGGAATTGTAAGCGAACAGGATGGAAGCAAGCCTAGAAATATACTTAAAACTTTAGAAGAAATTGAAATGGAAGATAGTAATGAAGAAATTATTGAAAATGAATTTACCGAATAA
- a CDS encoding bifunctional riboflavin kinase/FAD synthetase gives MSIIIDLDNNKNDIFEKSIIGLGNFDGFHLGHRNIIKKVISIAKKYNLKSSVLIFKQHTNDLFPSFPKYYISSLNDKIKILDNLGIDIIYLIDFNLDFAKLNSEEFIFNFIKDTLNVNTLVCGPDYTFGKKEIANTDLLLKYKREGKIDVEIVDYVMNNCQKISSTLIRECITNGKVDKIKYFLTTNYKISGTVIHGNKIGSTVLGYPTANISMNFNYIIPQEGVYLTYVYHDEKKYLSLTSIGTNPTVTDSKNIKIEVFISDFNKKIYGDKLEIEFIKKIRNQIKFNTKEELMKCMDNDYKVLLNFKNKF, from the coding sequence ATGTCAATAATTATTGATTTAGACAATAATAAAAATGATATATTTGAAAAGTCAATTATTGGACTTGGAAATTTTGACGGATTTCATTTAGGGCATAGAAATATTATAAAAAAGGTTATATCTATTGCTAAAAAATATAATTTAAAATCTTCTGTATTAATTTTTAAGCAACATACTAATGATTTATTTCCATCATTTCCTAAGTACTATATTTCATCATTAAATGATAAGATAAAAATTTTAGATAATTTAGGAATTGATATTATTTATTTAATAGATTTCAATTTAGATTTTGCAAAGCTTAATAGTGAAGAATTTATTTTTAATTTTATAAAAGATACGCTAAATGTTAATACATTAGTTTGTGGGCCTGATTATACATTTGGTAAAAAAGAAATTGCAAATACCGACTTATTATTAAAATATAAAAGAGAAGGGAAAATTGATGTAGAAATAGTTGATTATGTAATGAATAATTGTCAGAAAATTTCTTCAACTCTAATCAGAGAATGCATAACTAATGGAAAAGTTGATAAAATAAAATATTTTTTAACAACTAATTATAAAATTTCCGGAACTGTAATTCATGGAAATAAGATTGGTTCGACTGTATTGGGATATCCTACTGCTAATATATCTATGAATTTTAATTATATCATTCCTCAAGAAGGTGTATATTTAACCTATGTATATCATGATGAAAAAAAATATTTATCATTAACATCTATCGGTACAAATCCAACTGTTACGGATAGTAAAAATATAAAAATTGAAGTATTTATATCAGATTTTAATAAAAAAATTTATGGAGATAAATTAGAAATAGAATTCATAAAAAAAATTAGAAACCAAATCAAATTTAATACAAAAGAAGAATTAATGAAATGTATGGATAACGATTACAAGGTTTTACTTAACTTTAAAAACAAATTTTAG
- the pnp gene encoding polyribonucleotide nucleotidyltransferase yields MVKNYKYSSKYNSFEIETGKMAKQAGGSVTIKAGDSMVLVTVVGTDTPREGVDFFPLSCEFQEKMYAVGRIPGGYVKREGKPSDESTLKARMMDRPLRPLFPEGYKNDVQIIATVLSADENHDVGILSMVGSSVALGISSIPFNGPTGSVSVGYVDGEYIINPTQAQREISDLDLTVAGTKDAIMMVEAGANELTEDEMLEAILFGHEEIKRICDFIQTIIDEIGKEKQVFEFKDVDKELKNEIESEFYDKIKSALQGIDKQTRQEELDAVKEEIIETYVTEDFEDVELRNKEVIAIFDKLEKEIVRKLISVDKIRPDGRQMHEIRPLSAEVALVPKVHGSGLFTRGQTQVLNIATLGSPSDVQYIDGLTDEEVKKRYIHHYNFPPFSVGEVGRMRGPGRREIGHGRLAERALEPVIPSQEEFPYVIRLVSEVLESNGSSSMASVCGSTLSLMDAGVPIKAPVAGIAMGLIKENDDIAILTDIQGLEDHLGDMDFKVAGTKEGITALQMDIKIDGINREILTTALADAKSARLRILDVITTTIAEPRKELSPNAPRIYTIQIKPEKVREVIGSGGKTINKIIDETGVKIDITDEGLVTVSSQNGEGGKRAIEMIESIVEEPEVGDIYLGKVIKIMNFGCFVSFGHNKEGLIHISKLDKKRVQKVEDVVKEGDELMVKILEIDDKGRINLSRVFE; encoded by the coding sequence ATGGTAAAAAATTACAAATATAGTTCAAAATACAATTCATTTGAAATAGAAACAGGTAAGATGGCTAAACAAGCCGGGGGGTCTGTTACAATTAAAGCTGGAGATTCAATGGTTTTAGTTACAGTAGTAGGAACTGATACACCTAGAGAAGGTGTTGACTTCTTTCCACTTTCATGTGAATTTCAAGAAAAAATGTATGCAGTAGGTAGAATTCCCGGAGGATATGTTAAAAGAGAAGGTAAACCATCTGACGAATCAACATTAAAAGCACGTATGATGGACAGACCCTTAAGACCACTATTTCCAGAAGGATATAAAAATGATGTTCAAATAATTGCTACAGTACTATCTGCTGATGAAAATCATGATGTAGGTATATTATCAATGGTAGGCTCATCAGTTGCCTTAGGCATTTCAAGTATTCCTTTTAATGGACCTACAGGTTCTGTTTCAGTAGGATATGTTGATGGAGAATATATAATAAATCCAACACAAGCTCAACGAGAAATTTCAGATTTAGATTTAACGGTTGCGGGTACAAAAGATGCTATTATGATGGTAGAAGCCGGTGCAAATGAATTAACCGAAGATGAAATGCTGGAAGCTATTTTATTTGGTCATGAAGAAATAAAGAGAATATGTGATTTTATCCAAACTATTATTGATGAAATTGGTAAAGAAAAACAAGTATTTGAGTTCAAAGATGTAGATAAAGAATTGAAAAATGAAATAGAATCAGAATTTTATGACAAAATTAAATCTGCACTACAAGGTATAGATAAGCAAACAAGACAAGAAGAATTAGATGCAGTTAAAGAAGAAATCATTGAAACTTATGTGACAGAAGATTTTGAAGATGTTGAATTAAGAAATAAAGAAGTTATTGCAATCTTTGATAAATTAGAAAAAGAAATAGTTAGAAAATTAATTTCTGTTGATAAGATTAGACCAGATGGTAGACAAATGCATGAAATTAGGCCATTATCTGCCGAAGTTGCTCTTGTACCGAAAGTACATGGATCAGGTTTATTTACAAGAGGGCAAACTCAAGTATTAAACATAGCTACATTGGGTTCACCAAGTGATGTTCAATATATTGACGGTTTAACAGATGAAGAAGTTAAGAAAAGATACATTCATCACTATAACTTTCCACCATTTTCAGTAGGAGAAGTAGGAAGAATGCGTGGTCCCGGCAGAAGAGAAATTGGACATGGTAGACTTGCTGAAAGAGCATTAGAACCTGTAATTCCTTCACAAGAAGAATTTCCATATGTTATAAGATTAGTTTCGGAAGTTTTAGAATCAAATGGTTCTTCATCAATGGCTTCAGTTTGTGGTTCTACATTATCATTAATGGATGCAGGGGTACCGATAAAAGCACCTGTTGCCGGTATTGCTATGGGTTTAATAAAAGAAAATGATGACATTGCAATTTTAACAGATATTCAGGGTCTAGAAGATCACTTGGGAGATATGGATTTTAAAGTTGCTGGTACAAAAGAAGGTATTACAGCATTACAAATGGATATTAAAATTGATGGTATAAATAGAGAAATCTTAACTACAGCTTTAGCAGATGCTAAAAGTGCAAGATTAAGAATTTTAGATGTAATTACGACAACAATTGCAGAGCCAAGAAAAGAATTATCACCAAACGCTCCAAGAATTTATACAATTCAAATTAAACCTGAAAAAGTTAGGGAAGTTATTGGTTCCGGCGGTAAGACAATTAATAAGATAATCGATGAAACTGGAGTAAAAATTGATATCACTGACGAGGGACTTGTGACAGTTTCTTCTCAAAATGGAGAAGGTGGAAAGAGAGCTATTGAAATGATAGAAAGTATTGTTGAGGAGCCTGAAGTAGGGGATATCTATTTAGGAAAAGTAATTAAAATCATGAACTTTGGATGCTTCGTATCATTTGGACACAACAAAGAAGGGCTTATACACATTAGTAAACTGGATAAAAAGAGAGTACAAAAAGTTGAAGATGTTGTAAAAGAAGGCGATGAATTAATGGTCAAAATATTAGAAATTGATGATAAAGGTAGAATAAATTTATCAAGAGTATTTGAATAA
- the pgsA gene encoding CDP-diacylglycerol--glycerol-3-phosphate 3-phosphatidyltransferase: MNLPNKLTLIRLLMVPVFVIIFNIYKLSSILPAVIFALTSFTDFLDGYIARSRNLVTTFGKFMDPLVDKVLTQAGFMVLAGVNIIPAWTVIVIIFRELLIDGLRILAASNNITIAASIYGKLKTISQMITIIMYLLSGILTFIPSLIFSILLYISVVLTIISGLDYLIKNIKVLDLENI; this comes from the coding sequence ATGAATTTACCGAATAAATTAACTCTAATTAGACTTTTAATGGTTCCAGTTTTTGTTATTATATTTAATATATATAAATTAAGTTCAATTTTACCGGCGGTAATATTTGCACTTACATCATTTACTGACTTTTTAGACGGGTACATTGCCAGATCTAGAAATTTGGTTACCACATTTGGTAAATTTATGGATCCTTTAGTAGATAAAGTATTGACACAAGCTGGTTTTATGGTTTTAGCCGGAGTTAATATTATTCCCGCTTGGACTGTTATAGTTATTATTTTTAGAGAATTATTAATTGATGGATTAAGAATCCTAGCAGCATCAAATAATATTACAATTGCTGCATCAATTTATGGTAAACTAAAAACTATAAGTCAGATGATTACAATAATTATGTATTTATTAAGTGGAATATTAACATTTATTCCAAGTTTAATTTTTAGTATATTACTTTACATTTCAGTAGTTTTAACTATTATTTCTGGTTTAGATTACTTAATTAAGAATATAAAAGTTCTAGATTTAGAAAATATTTAG
- the truB gene encoding tRNA pseudouridine(55) synthase TruB, with protein MKMGILVVNKAKGMTSHDVVAILRRKLNIKKVGHTGTLDPMATGVLPICIGNATRVSDYIMNQGKSYIATLKFGEATTTYDFEGEITNKSDNKIFQVNEVKNVLEGFKGIIEQTPPIYSALKVNGKKLYQYAREGKEVEIKKRNVKIYDIKLLELSNEYAKIEVSCSKGTYIRSLIHDIGLKLNTFAHMTDLIRNRVGKFELINAIDISKINELNFEEILENVIPAEKCLYNLGQINILEDLKFRLINGQRVNIKTIKYNGIFNQNKDIVVSVNNDFIGIGKIKNNILKMEKVLCQ; from the coding sequence ATGAAGATGGGGATCTTAGTCGTTAATAAAGCTAAGGGAATGACCTCTCATGATGTTGTTGCTATTTTAAGAAGAAAATTAAATATAAAAAAAGTAGGACATACTGGCACATTAGATCCAATGGCAACAGGTGTCCTACCAATCTGTATTGGTAATGCTACAAGAGTAAGTGATTATATAATGAATCAAGGCAAGTCATATATAGCGACTCTAAAATTTGGAGAGGCTACTACAACTTATGATTTTGAAGGTGAAATAACTAATAAATCAGATAATAAAATTTTTCAAGTAAATGAAGTTAAAAATGTATTGGAGGGTTTTAAAGGAATAATTGAACAAACTCCTCCGATTTACTCAGCATTAAAAGTAAATGGAAAAAAGTTATATCAATATGCAAGAGAAGGAAAAGAAGTTGAAATTAAAAAAAGAAACGTAAAAATATATGATATAAAACTTCTTGAATTATCCAATGAATATGCAAAAATAGAAGTTTCATGTTCTAAGGGAACATATATAAGATCACTAATTCACGATATTGGATTAAAACTAAATACTTTTGCTCATATGACTGATTTAATTAGAAATAGAGTAGGTAAATTTGAATTAATTAATGCAATAGATATTTCTAAAATTAATGAACTAAATTTTGAGGAAATATTAGAAAACGTTATCCCCGCCGAAAAATGTTTATATAATTTAGGGCAAATAAATATTTTAGAAGATTTAAAATTTAGATTAATTAATGGACAACGAGTAAATATAAAAACTATAAAATACAATGGTATTTTTAATCAAAATAAGGACATAGTAGTGTCTGTAAATAATGATTTTATAGGAATAGGTAAAATTAAAAATAACATATTAAAAATGGAGAAAGTATTATGTCAATAA